From a single Spongiibacter taiwanensis genomic region:
- a CDS encoding pirin family protein: protein MSQRKVDRIINAINTSDGAGVKLRRSLGQSAMARLDPLLMLDEFFSDEPADYLAGFPSHPHRGFDTVTYILDGHMLHEDHLGNQGDLKSGGVQWMRAGRGIIHSEMPQQTAGRMRGFQLWINLPGREKMVPPWYRDVPAEAIPEYDLGGDSRLRLIAGELALGSGAITAAIGEPFTTAPIYGDLHLAPGQVELALPGSHNAVVYVYEGEVTIGEQTVSSGQAALLSQGESLPLSTEAASRALLIAAKPIGEPVVQYGPFVMTSSAEIEQTLRDYRDGQLALP, encoded by the coding sequence ATGAGCCAACGAAAAGTGGACCGAATCATCAATGCCATCAACACGTCCGATGGCGCCGGGGTCAAACTGCGCCGCAGCCTGGGTCAGTCGGCCATGGCCCGCCTCGACCCCCTGCTGATGCTGGATGAATTTTTCTCCGACGAGCCTGCAGACTATCTGGCCGGGTTTCCCTCTCACCCCCACCGGGGCTTTGATACGGTGACCTACATTCTCGATGGCCATATGCTTCACGAAGATCACCTGGGCAATCAGGGTGACCTCAAGTCGGGCGGGGTGCAGTGGATGCGCGCGGGGCGGGGCATCATCCATTCCGAAATGCCCCAGCAGACCGCCGGACGGATGCGCGGCTTTCAGCTGTGGATCAACCTGCCTGGCAGAGAAAAAATGGTGCCGCCCTGGTACCGGGACGTGCCCGCCGAGGCGATTCCCGAATACGACCTGGGTGGGGACAGCCGCCTGCGGCTGATTGCCGGTGAACTGGCGCTTGGTTCAGGCGCCATCACCGCAGCCATCGGCGAGCCTTTCACCACGGCGCCAATCTACGGTGACCTCCATCTGGCGCCAGGCCAGGTGGAGCTGGCCTTACCCGGCAGCCACAACGCCGTGGTGTATGTTTACGAGGGTGAGGTCACCATCGGTGAGCAGACGGTTTCCAGTGGCCAAGCCGCGCTGCTGAGCCAGGGCGAGTCTCTGCCGCTTAGCACGGAGGCGGCCAGTCGCGCCCTGTTGATCGCGGCAAAACCTATTGGCGAGCCGGTGGTACAGTACGGACCCTTTGTGATGACCAGCAGTGCCGAGATCGAGCAGACCCTGCGCGACTACCGGGATGGCCAATTGGCGCTGCCCTAA